One window of the Populus nigra chromosome 4, ddPopNigr1.1, whole genome shotgun sequence genome contains the following:
- the LOC133692022 gene encoding alpha-mannosidase At3g26720-like isoform X2, whose protein sequence is MNLVSFQELVGRLTLLDILLFKPICWVLSLQLGFDSLFFARIDYQDRAKRLKEKNLEVVWQGSKSLGSTSQIFTGIFPRHYDPPDGFTFEINDVSPPIQDDVLLFDYNVQERVNAFVAAALAQANVTRTNHIMWLMGTDFRYQYANSWFRQMDKFIHYVNQDGRVNALYSTPSIYTDLKHAADEEWPLKTEDFFPYVDHPNAYWTGYFTSRPAFKGYVRLMSGYYLAARQLEFFKGRNSSGPNTDALADALAIAQHHDAVSGTERQHVAADYALRLSIGYKEAEKLVASSLASLAESTSNIRQGNTVINFQQCPLLNISYCPPSEADLSDGKSLLVVVYNPLGWKREEVIRIPVSTEKVVVRDSSGGEIESQLLPISNATPHIRRKYVKAYLGKFPREALKYWLAFSASLPPLGFNTYIVSGAKQTGPRSTISLVQTSNESTNETIEVGQGSLKLLYSADEGKLTHYLNSRSLVTSTAGQSYSYYTGNDGTDKDPQASGAYVFRPNSTLPIKPQYQVPLTVMRGPLLDEVHQHLNSWISQVTRVYKGKEHAEVEFTIGPIPVDDGTGKEITTQITTTIKSNRTFYTDSNGRDFIKRVRDSRTDWELQVNQPIAGNYYPVNLGIYIQDNSTELSLLVDRSVGGSSLVDGQIELMLHRRLLHDDARGVGEVLNETVCVLDRCEGLTIQGKFFLRIDQLGEGAKWRRTFGQEIYSPVLLAFTEQDGSTEMNFPLPTFSGIDPSYSLPNNVAVITLQELENGKVLLRLAHLYETGEDKDYSVMASVELKMLFPKKKIVEVTELSLSANQERTDMEKKRLVWKVEGSTGEEPKVVRGGPVDPAKLVVELVPMEIRTFHVDFDHLQMFGS, encoded by the exons ATGAATTTGGTCAGCTTCCAAGAGTTGGTTGGCAGATTGACCCTTTTGGACATTCTGCTGTTCAAGCCTATTTGCTGGGTGCTGAG tttgcaGTTAGGATtcgactctcttttttttgctcGAATCGATTACCAAGATAGAGCTAAGCGATTGAAGGAGAAGAATCTTGAGGTTGTCTGGCAGGGTTCCAAGTCCCTTGGTTCAACTTCACAG ATATTTACCGGTATATTTCCTAGGCATTATGACCCTCCTGATGGATTCACATTTGAAATAAATGATGTGTCCCCGCCTATTCAG GACGATGTTCTCCTGTTTGACTATAACGTTCAAGAGAGGGTCAATGCCTTTGTTGCTGCTGCTTTAGCTCAG GCTAATGTAACCAGGACAAATCATATAATGTGGCTGATGGGGACGGATTTTCGCTATCAGTATGCAAATTCATGGTTCAGGCAGATGGACAAGTTCATTCATTATGTGAATCAG GATGGTCGGGTAAATGCTCTATATTCAACCCCATCCATTTATACCGATTTGAAACATGCAGCAGATGAAGAATGGCCTCTCAAAACAGAAGATTTTTTCCC ATACGTGGATCATCCAAATGCATATTGGACTGGTTATTTTACAAGCAGGCCAGCCTTCAAAGGCTATGTCAGATTGATGAGTGGATACTATCTT GCTGCAAGGCAGCTAGAATTCTTTAAAGGCAGAAATTCTTCAGGGCCAAACACTGATGCTCTAGCTGATGCTTTGGCAATTGCACAACATCATGATGCAGTTAGTGGTACAGAAAGGCAGCATGTTGCCGCTGATTATGCTCTGCGACTGTCAATTGGCTATAAGGAG GCTGAGAAATTGGTTGCCTCTTCACTTGCTTCTTTGGCAGAGTCAACTTCAAATATCAGACAAGGGAACACTGTCATCAATTTTCAGCAA TGTCCACTTCTTAATATAAGTTACTGTCCTCCTTCAGAAGCTGACTTGTCTGATGGGAAAAGCTTG CTGGTGGTTGTTTACAATCCTCTAGGATGGAAAAGAGAGGAAGTCATACGAATTCCA GTTTCCACTGAAAAAGTTGTGGTTCGAGATTCTAGTGGGGGAGAAATTGAATCTCAGCTTCTACCTATATCAAATGCAACACCACACATAAGAAGGAAATATGTAAAAGCATATTTGGGTAAATTCCCACGTGAGGCACTTAAGTATTGGCTTGCATTTTCAGCATCCCTACCACCCCTTGGTTTCAACACTTACATCGTTTCTGGAGCAAAACAGACAG GCCCTAGGTCAACTATCTCATTGGTACAGACATCAAATGAAAGTACAAATGAAACCATAGAAGttggccaaggaagtttgaagCTACTTTATTCTGCAGATGAAGGGAAACTCACTCATTATTTGAATAGCAGAAGCTTG GTTACCTCCACTGCTGGACAATCATACAGTTATTATACTGGAAATGATGGCACTGATAAAGATCCACAG GCCTCTGGGGCATATGTTTTTCGACCAAACAGTACATTACCAATAAAACCCCAATACCAG GTTCCTTTGACTGTTATGCGGGGTCCACTACTGGATGAAGTACACCAGCACCTTAATTCATGGATATCGCAG GTTACCAGGGTCTACAAAGGAAAGGAGCATGCTGAAGTTGAATTCACT ATTGGGCCTATACCTGTAGATGATGGAACAGGGAAAGAAATCACAAcccaaatcacaaccacaataaAGAGCAATAGAACGTTCTACACAGACTCTAATGGACGTGACTTCATTAAACGG GTGCGAGACTCAAGGACAGACTGGGAGCTCCAAGTGAATCAACCAATTGCTGGAAATTATTACCCT GTAAATCTTGGAATTTATATTCAAGACAACAGCACAGAGCTCTCCTTGTTGGTGGACCGCTCAGTGGGAGGATCTAGCTTAGTGGATGGTCAAATAGAGCTGATGCTTCATAG GAGGTTGCTTCATGATGATGCAAGAGGTGTTGGTGAAGTGTTGAATGAGACAGTCTGTGTCTTGGATAGATGTGAAGGTTTAACT ATCCAAGGAAAGTTCTTTCTCAGAATTGATCAGCTAGGAGAAGGTGCCAAGTGGCGTCGAACATTTGGCCAAGAGATATATTCCCCAGTTCTGTTAGCCTTCACAGAGcag GATGGAAGTACTGAGATGAATTTCCCACTGCCAACTTTTTCAGGAATTGATCCATCTTACTCGTTACCCAATAACGTTGCTGTCATAACTCTGCAG GAACTTGAAAACGGGAAAGTGCTCCTTCGGTTGGCTCACCTTTATGAG ACCGGGGAGGACAAGGATTATTCAGTAATGGCAAGCGTGGAGTTGAAAATGCTATTTCCGAAGAAGAAG ATAGTTGAAGTCACAGAATTGAGCTTATCTGCCAATCAAGAAAGAACTGACATGGAAAAGAAGAGGCTGGTGTGGAAAGTCGAAGGCTCCACCGGAGAAGAACCCAAGGTGGTGCGGGGAGGACCTGTTGATCCCGCCAAGCTAGTGGTGGAGCTTGTCCCCATGGAAATCCGCACTTTCCACGTAGACTTTGATCACCTCCAAATGTTTGGTTCCTGA
- the LOC133692022 gene encoding alpha-mannosidase At3g26720-like isoform X1: MAAVGMLLWCLTIYLQGGLWLPVESKYIAYNTTGRIAPGKINVHLVPHSHDDVGWLKTVDQYYFGGNNSIRGACVQNVIDSVMSSLFEDKNRKFIYVEMAFFQRWWRQQSEAMKIKVKDLVNSGQLEFINGGMCMHDEATPHYIDLIDQTTLGHKYIKDEFGQLPRVGWQIDPFGHSAVQAYLLGAELGFDSLFFARIDYQDRAKRLKEKNLEVVWQGSKSLGSTSQIFTGIFPRHYDPPDGFTFEINDVSPPIQDDVLLFDYNVQERVNAFVAAALAQANVTRTNHIMWLMGTDFRYQYANSWFRQMDKFIHYVNQDGRVNALYSTPSIYTDLKHAADEEWPLKTEDFFPYVDHPNAYWTGYFTSRPAFKGYVRLMSGYYLAARQLEFFKGRNSSGPNTDALADALAIAQHHDAVSGTERQHVAADYALRLSIGYKEAEKLVASSLASLAESTSNIRQGNTVINFQQCPLLNISYCPPSEADLSDGKSLLVVVYNPLGWKREEVIRIPVSTEKVVVRDSSGGEIESQLLPISNATPHIRRKYVKAYLGKFPREALKYWLAFSASLPPLGFNTYIVSGAKQTGPRSTISLVQTSNESTNETIEVGQGSLKLLYSADEGKLTHYLNSRSLVTSTAGQSYSYYTGNDGTDKDPQASGAYVFRPNSTLPIKPQYQVPLTVMRGPLLDEVHQHLNSWISQVTRVYKGKEHAEVEFTIGPIPVDDGTGKEITTQITTTIKSNRTFYTDSNGRDFIKRVRDSRTDWELQVNQPIAGNYYPVNLGIYIQDNSTELSLLVDRSVGGSSLVDGQIELMLHRRLLHDDARGVGEVLNETVCVLDRCEGLTIQGKFFLRIDQLGEGAKWRRTFGQEIYSPVLLAFTEQDGSTEMNFPLPTFSGIDPSYSLPNNVAVITLQELENGKVLLRLAHLYETGEDKDYSVMASVELKMLFPKKKIVEVTELSLSANQERTDMEKKRLVWKVEGSTGEEPKVVRGGPVDPAKLVVELVPMEIRTFHVDFDHLQMFGS; encoded by the exons ATGGCGGCGGTGGGGATGTTGCTGTGGTGTTTAACAATCTATTTGCAGGGGGGGCTTTGGTTGCCGGTGGAATCCAAGTACATAGCTTATAACACCACAGGGAGAATCGCTCCTGGCAAGATTAACGTTCATTTGGTACCCCACTCTCACGATGATGTTGGGTGGTTGAAGACTGTTGATCAGTACTATTTTGGCGGTAACAATTCTATCCGG GGAGCGTGTGTGCAGAATGTGATAGACTCTGTAATGTCTTCTTTGTTCGAGGATAAGAATCGCAAGTTCATCTATGTAGAGATG GCATTCTTCCAGAGATGGTGGAGACAGCAAAGTGAAGCAATGAAGATTAAAGTCAAGGACCTTGTCAACTCTGGTCAACTTGAATTCAT AAATGGGGGCATGTGTATGCATGATGAGGCAACCCCGCATTATATTGATCTGATTGATCAGACAACTTTAGGCCACAAATATATCAAAGATGAATTTGGTCAGCTTCCAAGAGTTGGTTGGCAGATTGACCCTTTTGGACATTCTGCTGTTCAAGCCTATTTGCTGGGTGCTGAG TTAGGATtcgactctcttttttttgctcGAATCGATTACCAAGATAGAGCTAAGCGATTGAAGGAGAAGAATCTTGAGGTTGTCTGGCAGGGTTCCAAGTCCCTTGGTTCAACTTCACAG ATATTTACCGGTATATTTCCTAGGCATTATGACCCTCCTGATGGATTCACATTTGAAATAAATGATGTGTCCCCGCCTATTCAG GACGATGTTCTCCTGTTTGACTATAACGTTCAAGAGAGGGTCAATGCCTTTGTTGCTGCTGCTTTAGCTCAG GCTAATGTAACCAGGACAAATCATATAATGTGGCTGATGGGGACGGATTTTCGCTATCAGTATGCAAATTCATGGTTCAGGCAGATGGACAAGTTCATTCATTATGTGAATCAG GATGGTCGGGTAAATGCTCTATATTCAACCCCATCCATTTATACCGATTTGAAACATGCAGCAGATGAAGAATGGCCTCTCAAAACAGAAGATTTTTTCCC ATACGTGGATCATCCAAATGCATATTGGACTGGTTATTTTACAAGCAGGCCAGCCTTCAAAGGCTATGTCAGATTGATGAGTGGATACTATCTT GCTGCAAGGCAGCTAGAATTCTTTAAAGGCAGAAATTCTTCAGGGCCAAACACTGATGCTCTAGCTGATGCTTTGGCAATTGCACAACATCATGATGCAGTTAGTGGTACAGAAAGGCAGCATGTTGCCGCTGATTATGCTCTGCGACTGTCAATTGGCTATAAGGAG GCTGAGAAATTGGTTGCCTCTTCACTTGCTTCTTTGGCAGAGTCAACTTCAAATATCAGACAAGGGAACACTGTCATCAATTTTCAGCAA TGTCCACTTCTTAATATAAGTTACTGTCCTCCTTCAGAAGCTGACTTGTCTGATGGGAAAAGCTTG CTGGTGGTTGTTTACAATCCTCTAGGATGGAAAAGAGAGGAAGTCATACGAATTCCA GTTTCCACTGAAAAAGTTGTGGTTCGAGATTCTAGTGGGGGAGAAATTGAATCTCAGCTTCTACCTATATCAAATGCAACACCACACATAAGAAGGAAATATGTAAAAGCATATTTGGGTAAATTCCCACGTGAGGCACTTAAGTATTGGCTTGCATTTTCAGCATCCCTACCACCCCTTGGTTTCAACACTTACATCGTTTCTGGAGCAAAACAGACAG GCCCTAGGTCAACTATCTCATTGGTACAGACATCAAATGAAAGTACAAATGAAACCATAGAAGttggccaaggaagtttgaagCTACTTTATTCTGCAGATGAAGGGAAACTCACTCATTATTTGAATAGCAGAAGCTTG GTTACCTCCACTGCTGGACAATCATACAGTTATTATACTGGAAATGATGGCACTGATAAAGATCCACAG GCCTCTGGGGCATATGTTTTTCGACCAAACAGTACATTACCAATAAAACCCCAATACCAG GTTCCTTTGACTGTTATGCGGGGTCCACTACTGGATGAAGTACACCAGCACCTTAATTCATGGATATCGCAG GTTACCAGGGTCTACAAAGGAAAGGAGCATGCTGAAGTTGAATTCACT ATTGGGCCTATACCTGTAGATGATGGAACAGGGAAAGAAATCACAAcccaaatcacaaccacaataaAGAGCAATAGAACGTTCTACACAGACTCTAATGGACGTGACTTCATTAAACGG GTGCGAGACTCAAGGACAGACTGGGAGCTCCAAGTGAATCAACCAATTGCTGGAAATTATTACCCT GTAAATCTTGGAATTTATATTCAAGACAACAGCACAGAGCTCTCCTTGTTGGTGGACCGCTCAGTGGGAGGATCTAGCTTAGTGGATGGTCAAATAGAGCTGATGCTTCATAG GAGGTTGCTTCATGATGATGCAAGAGGTGTTGGTGAAGTGTTGAATGAGACAGTCTGTGTCTTGGATAGATGTGAAGGTTTAACT ATCCAAGGAAAGTTCTTTCTCAGAATTGATCAGCTAGGAGAAGGTGCCAAGTGGCGTCGAACATTTGGCCAAGAGATATATTCCCCAGTTCTGTTAGCCTTCACAGAGcag GATGGAAGTACTGAGATGAATTTCCCACTGCCAACTTTTTCAGGAATTGATCCATCTTACTCGTTACCCAATAACGTTGCTGTCATAACTCTGCAG GAACTTGAAAACGGGAAAGTGCTCCTTCGGTTGGCTCACCTTTATGAG ACCGGGGAGGACAAGGATTATTCAGTAATGGCAAGCGTGGAGTTGAAAATGCTATTTCCGAAGAAGAAG ATAGTTGAAGTCACAGAATTGAGCTTATCTGCCAATCAAGAAAGAACTGACATGGAAAAGAAGAGGCTGGTGTGGAAAGTCGAAGGCTCCACCGGAGAAGAACCCAAGGTGGTGCGGGGAGGACCTGTTGATCCCGCCAAGCTAGTGGTGGAGCTTGTCCCCATGGAAATCCGCACTTTCCACGTAGACTTTGATCACCTCCAAATGTTTGGTTCCTGA
- the LOC133692137 gene encoding uric acid degradation bifunctional protein TTL isoform X1: MERYEEEEYLACCGSTQFAKEMVKASPFASVHEAVSAARDIWFNKVDVNGWLEAFSAHPQIGQSPSPDHIAAAAQWSKGEQSTALATATTSTLQELSDWNARYRHKFGFIFLICASGRSTAEILADLKKRYPNRPIVEFEIAAQEQMKVTELRLAKLFSSKIKSTSKGNEHATVSVKKAEEDRVSIISGHLTTTSESSSGKASQISTRTRPPITTHVLDVSRGSPAAGVEVCLEIWKGTQPRPLFGEPDVGGWVFQGSSTTDADGRSGQLMNIVDVVNPGIYRISFNTGKYCPSGFFPCVSIVFEIKESQNREHFHVPLLFSPFSFTTYRGS, from the exons ATGGAAAGGTATGAAGAGGAGGAGTATCTGGCATGCTGTGGAAGCACCCAATTCGCAAAAGAAATGGTGAAGGCTTCTCCTTTTGCTTCTGTCCATGAAGCCGTCTCTGCTGCCAGAGACATCTGGTTCAACAAG gttGATGTGAATGGTTGGTTGGAAGCATTCTCTGCTCATCCTCAGATTGGTCAATCCCCTTCTCCCGATCacattgctgctgctgctca GTGGAGTAAGGGAGAGCAATCTACTGCTTTAGCTACTGCTACCACTTCCACCTTACAG GAACTATCTGACTGGAATGCTCGATATAGACACaagtttggatttatttttcttatttgtgcaTCTGGACGCTCCACTGCTGAAATACTTGCTGACTTGAAG AAACGATATCCAAACAGGCCCATAGTTGAGTTTGAGATCGCAGCCCAGGAACAGATGAAAGTTACAGAACTACGTCTTGCGAAGctcttttcaagtaaaataaaatctacttcaAAAGGCAATGAACATGCCACAGTTTCTGTAAAGAAAGCAGAAG AAGATCGTGTGAGTATCATTAGCGGGCATTTAACCACAACTAGCGAGTCTTCATCTGGAAAGGCATCTCAAATTTCAACTCGCACCCGTCCACCAATTACAACCCATGTCTTGGATGTTTCTCGAGGCTCTCCAGCTGCAGGTGTTGAGGTATGCCTAGAAATATGGAAGGGAACTCAACCTCGTCCATTGTTTGGTGAGCCAGATGTAGGTGGTTGGGTATTTCAAGGGTCTTCAACCACAGATGCTGATGGGCGAAGTGGTCAGCTGATGAACATTGTTGATGTTGTGAACCCAGGAATATACAGAATAAGTTTTAACACAGGTAAATACTGTCCTTCTGGGTTCTTTCCCTGTGTTTCTATTGTGTTTGAAATCAAAGAGTCGCAGAACCGGGAACATTTTCATGTTCCCCTTCTATTTTCCCCCTTTTCATTTACTACTTACCGAGGTAGCTAG
- the LOC133692137 gene encoding uric acid degradation bifunctional protein TTL isoform X2, which yields MERYEEEEYLACCGSTQFAKEMVKASPFASVHEAVSAARDIWFNKVDVNGWLEAFSAHPQIGQSPSPDHIAAAAQWSKGEQSTALATATTSTLQELSDWNARYRHKFGFIFLICASGRSTAEILADLKKRYPNRPIVEFEIAAQEQMKVTELRLAKLFSSKIKSTSKGNEHATVSVKKAEDRVSIISGHLTTTSESSSGKASQISTRTRPPITTHVLDVSRGSPAAGVEVCLEIWKGTQPRPLFGEPDVGGWVFQGSSTTDADGRSGQLMNIVDVVNPGIYRISFNTGKYCPSGFFPCVSIVFEIKESQNREHFHVPLLFSPFSFTTYRGS from the exons ATGGAAAGGTATGAAGAGGAGGAGTATCTGGCATGCTGTGGAAGCACCCAATTCGCAAAAGAAATGGTGAAGGCTTCTCCTTTTGCTTCTGTCCATGAAGCCGTCTCTGCTGCCAGAGACATCTGGTTCAACAAG gttGATGTGAATGGTTGGTTGGAAGCATTCTCTGCTCATCCTCAGATTGGTCAATCCCCTTCTCCCGATCacattgctgctgctgctca GTGGAGTAAGGGAGAGCAATCTACTGCTTTAGCTACTGCTACCACTTCCACCTTACAG GAACTATCTGACTGGAATGCTCGATATAGACACaagtttggatttatttttcttatttgtgcaTCTGGACGCTCCACTGCTGAAATACTTGCTGACTTGAAG AAACGATATCCAAACAGGCCCATAGTTGAGTTTGAGATCGCAGCCCAGGAACAGATGAAAGTTACAGAACTACGTCTTGCGAAGctcttttcaagtaaaataaaatctacttcaAAAGGCAATGAACATGCCACAGTTTCTGTAAAGAAAGCAGAAG ATCGTGTGAGTATCATTAGCGGGCATTTAACCACAACTAGCGAGTCTTCATCTGGAAAGGCATCTCAAATTTCAACTCGCACCCGTCCACCAATTACAACCCATGTCTTGGATGTTTCTCGAGGCTCTCCAGCTGCAGGTGTTGAGGTATGCCTAGAAATATGGAAGGGAACTCAACCTCGTCCATTGTTTGGTGAGCCAGATGTAGGTGGTTGGGTATTTCAAGGGTCTTCAACCACAGATGCTGATGGGCGAAGTGGTCAGCTGATGAACATTGTTGATGTTGTGAACCCAGGAATATACAGAATAAGTTTTAACACAGGTAAATACTGTCCTTCTGGGTTCTTTCCCTGTGTTTCTATTGTGTTTGAAATCAAAGAGTCGCAGAACCGGGAACATTTTCATGTTCCCCTTCTATTTTCCCCCTTTTCATTTACTACTTACCGAGGTAGCTAG